The genomic interval GCCTTCTCCGCTGACCATGTGTTCCGAGGTGAACAGAACGTCGCCATAGAAGTCGATGCCGGCATCGCGCGGTGCGTAAATATGGGCAGGAAACTTCGCGCGCTCGAAAAAATAGAGCTCGTTGAGTAGCGAGCCGGACATCGCATCGACCTTGCCCTTGATCAGATCCTGCGGATCGTAGCTGTGCGTGAGTTCGACGAACTGGCCTGCCATGCCTTCATTGGCAAGGAGGGCCAGCACGCTGTCGGCCTGCGTGTCGAGCATGATGCGCTTGCCGGTCAGCGCTTGCATTCCCTGTTCTTTTTGCTCCTTTTGTTCCTTTCCGCGCGGCTGGCCGAACAGGACGTTGGCGGAGTGCTGGCCGATGGCCGCCAGCGCGACGACTGGCTTGTTGGCGGCGCGTGCCAGCAGCAGGCTGCTGTTGCTGACGCCGAATTCCGCCTTGCCGGAATAGACGTCGATCACGGGGTCGATCCCCATCTTGAATTCGACGATGGCGACATCCAGACCGGCTTCGCTGTAATAGCCCTGTTCGAGCGCTGCGTAGTAGCCGGCGTACTGGAACTGGTGATAGCCGTTCAGTTGCAGCGTGACCTTCTCGAGCGCGCTGGCCGGGGCGGAAGCCAGGAGGCCGAGGAACAGTAGAAGGTTGAGGAACTTGGTGAGAGTGTATGTGCGCAGCTTCATCATCGATGATTCCTTGCCATGAATACCAGTCGTTCGAACAGATGCACGTCCTGTTCGTTCTTGAGCAGGGCACCGTGCAGGGGCGGCACGCTGACCTTGTGATTCCTGGAGCGCAGTGCCTCGGGCGGAATGTCTTCCGCCATCAGCAGCTTGAGCCAGTCGAGCAGTTCCGAGGTCGAGGGCTTCTTCTTCAGCCCCGGAATCTCGCGCAGCTCGAAGAAGACTTCCAGCGCTTCGCGCAGCAGCGTCTGCTTGATGCCGGGGAAATGCACGTCGACGATGCTTTGCATGGTTTCCTTGTCGGGAAACTTGATGTAGTGAAAGAAGCAGCGGCGCAGGAAGGCGTCGGGCAGCTCCTTCTCGTTGTTGGAGGTGATGAAGATCAGCGGCCGATGGCGGGCCTGGATCAACTGGCGCGTCTCGTAGACATGGAATTCCATGCGAT from Sterolibacterium denitrificans carries:
- a CDS encoding AAA family ATPase; protein product: MRFTGSSNYITTPDLKLAVNAAIALQRPLLLKGEPGTGKTMLAEKVAAALDMPLLQWHIKSTTKAQQGLYEYDAVSRLRDSQLGGEAGARVHDIGNYIVKGVLWQAFEMDRPCIVLIDEIDKADIEFPNDLLRELDRMEFHVYETRQLIQARHRPLIFITSNNEKELPDAFLRRCFFHYIKFPDKETMQSIVDVHFPGIKQTLLREALEVFFELREIPGLKKKPSTSELLDWLKLLMAEDIPPEALRSRNHKVSVPPLHGALLKNEQDVHLFERLVFMARNHR